One region of Flavobacterium sp. KACC 22763 genomic DNA includes:
- a CDS encoding DUF2271 domain-containing protein, translating into MKSILKIALTSAFIFLVSFQSQAQSSKYKIMLQMNNYMGEGAYIVVSLVNSAGEYEKTLYVMGDDKKWYKSLKEWNKFHTKKNEDISAKTGASVTGGDRSVTTIEIENSKINKGYKLRFESAVEDQKYYVSDLEVPLTTEGLADKTDGKGYIKYVRLNKI; encoded by the coding sequence ATGAAATCAATATTAAAAATTGCTCTTACAAGCGCTTTTATCTTTCTAGTTTCTTTTCAATCTCAGGCACAATCGAGCAAATATAAAATCATGCTTCAAATGAATAACTATATGGGCGAAGGTGCTTATATCGTTGTTTCTTTGGTTAATTCGGCTGGTGAGTACGAAAAAACGCTTTACGTAATGGGTGATGACAAAAAATGGTACAAATCATTAAAAGAATGGAATAAATTCCATACTAAGAAAAATGAAGATATCAGTGCTAAAACCGGTGCTTCTGTAACTGGTGGAGACCGCAGTGTAACGACAATCGAAATTGAAAATTCTAAAATCAATAAAGGATATAAACTTCGTTTCGAATCGGCTGTTGAAGACCAAAAATACTATGTAAGCGATCTTGAAGTTCCACTTACAACTGAAGGTTTGGCAGATAAAACAGATGGTAAAGGCTACATCAAATATGTAAGATTAAACAAAATATAA
- a CDS encoding Crp/Fnr family transcriptional regulator, translating into MIYEQLGNSIRKSINVSDEDLETILSYFKLIKKGKNEILLAQGQISQETFFVAKGCLRIFFINEEGKDATRYIAFENQFATALVSFITKMPALENIQVVEKSELLSISHEDFNHLMEIVPQWREFYSNYLEKAYVNNANRLMSFTTMDALERYNQLLKINPAIVKRLPNKIVASYINISQETLSRLKSKI; encoded by the coding sequence ATGATATACGAACAGCTTGGCAATTCCATTCGAAAAAGCATAAATGTTTCTGATGAAGATTTAGAAACCATTCTCTCTTATTTTAAACTTATCAAAAAAGGAAAAAATGAGATTTTGCTGGCTCAAGGACAAATTAGTCAAGAGACCTTTTTTGTTGCAAAAGGCTGTTTGCGCATCTTTTTTATTAATGAAGAAGGAAAAGACGCAACCCGATATATTGCTTTTGAAAATCAGTTTGCTACGGCTTTAGTCAGTTTTATTACTAAAATGCCGGCGCTTGAAAATATTCAGGTTGTGGAGAAATCGGAACTGCTTTCTATCTCTCACGAAGATTTTAATCATTTAATGGAAATTGTTCCGCAATGGCGTGAGTTTTACAGCAATTATTTGGAGAAAGCGTATGTAAATAATGCCAATCGTTTAATGTCTTTTACCACAATGGATGCTTTGGAAAGATACAATCAGCTCTTGAAAATTAATCCTGCGATTGTAAAACGGCTTCCCAATAAAATTGTGGCTTCTTATATTAATATTTCTCAGGAAACTTTGAGTAGGTTGAAATCTAAAATTTAG
- the ribB gene encoding 3,4-dihydroxy-2-butanone-4-phosphate synthase: MISTELNPLVQFGISSKERVENALEQLKNGKGVLVTDDENRENEGDLIFSAHHMNVQDMALMIRECSGIVCLCLTNEKADELELPYMVKENTSSFQTPFTITIEAKNGVTTGVSAQDRITTIKTAVATNAKPEDLAKPGHIFPLRANDKGVLGRNGHTEGSVDLMKLAGLQPEAVLCELMNEDGSMAKLDKIISFAQEHDLVVLSIEDIIYYRKFVRDYN, encoded by the coding sequence ATGATAAGTACAGAATTAAATCCGTTAGTGCAGTTTGGAATTTCTAGTAAAGAGCGTGTTGAAAATGCTTTGGAACAGCTTAAAAACGGAAAAGGCGTTTTGGTAACCGACGATGAAAACCGAGAAAATGAAGGCGATCTTATATTTTCTGCGCACCACATGAACGTTCAAGATATGGCTTTAATGATTCGTGAATGCAGCGGAATTGTCTGTCTTTGTCTTACTAATGAAAAAGCCGATGAATTGGAACTTCCCTATATGGTAAAAGAAAACACAAGCAGTTTTCAGACTCCGTTTACCATTACTATTGAAGCGAAAAACGGAGTTACCACTGGAGTTTCGGCACAAGATCGAATTACTACTATTAAAACAGCTGTTGCCACAAATGCAAAACCAGAAGATCTGGCAAAACCTGGACATATTTTTCCGCTTAGAGCGAATGACAAGGGCGTTTTAGGCAGAAATGGCCACACCGAAGGAAGTGTAGATTTAATGAAATTGGCGGGTTTACAACCTGAAGCTGTTCTTTGCGAATTGATGAACGAAGACGGTAGCATGGCGAAACTAGACAAAATCATTAGCTTTGCACAAGAACACGATTTGGTAGTTTTATCTATTGAAGATATTATTTATTACCGCAAATTCGTTAGAGATTATAATTAA
- a CDS encoding Na+/H+ antiporter, giving the protein MENITVIIMLLFGVAFLSLVSKRYNFPIPIVLVLCGVVISAVPGLPVIALSPEIVFVIFLPPLLYHAAWHTSWSDFKQSIRPITFAAVGLVFFTTGLVAVFAHWLIDDMSWPLAFLLGAIVSPPDAVSATAITKGLGLNPRLIAILEGESLVNDASGLVAYKYALTAITAGNFVLWQAGLNFVLMSALGIAIGLAIGGIMYYIHKRFVCDDIIEVTLTLLTPFASYLLAEHFEGSGVLAVVTTGLFLAARSGTIFSHESRIMTNTIWDVLNNILNGLIFILIGLQLRQIIAGISNYSGNSLFIWGAVISVVVILVRFLWVIPATLLPRVISKRIREKEAFDYRNMIIFGWSGMRGVVSMAAALALPLMLNKTEEFPLRNLIIYLVFCVILSTLVIQGLTLPWLIKKLKIERYSILAEEYNIRNVIVSETIAHIEDNFSLLNDELLHNIKSKYEVKFNRLQKTELPANFFGNGKLLGGEIFNDFTKIQIDLLNVERAKLESMHKFGSVNEEIFRKIEKELDLEETRLWMEMYEEN; this is encoded by the coding sequence ATGGAGAATATTACCGTAATCATTATGCTGCTTTTCGGTGTGGCTTTTCTTAGTCTTGTTAGCAAAAGATATAATTTCCCGATACCGATTGTTTTGGTTTTATGCGGTGTGGTAATTAGTGCTGTACCTGGGCTTCCGGTAATCGCTTTGAGTCCAGAAATAGTGTTTGTTATATTTCTTCCGCCTCTTTTGTATCATGCAGCATGGCATACCAGCTGGTCCGATTTTAAGCAGTCCATTCGTCCAATAACTTTTGCTGCTGTAGGTTTGGTCTTTTTTACTACAGGATTAGTTGCTGTTTTCGCTCATTGGCTTATTGATGATATGTCTTGGCCGTTAGCTTTTTTACTTGGTGCCATTGTTTCGCCACCAGATGCGGTTTCGGCAACTGCTATTACAAAAGGGTTAGGATTAAACCCAAGATTGATTGCTATTCTAGAAGGAGAAAGTTTGGTGAACGATGCTAGTGGTCTTGTGGCATATAAATATGCGCTTACGGCAATTACAGCAGGAAATTTTGTTTTGTGGCAAGCAGGGTTAAATTTTGTGCTTATGTCGGCTCTTGGTATCGCAATTGGTTTAGCTATCGGAGGTATAATGTATTATATTCATAAAAGATTTGTTTGCGATGATATTATCGAGGTGACGCTTACGTTATTGACGCCATTTGCATCTTATTTGCTTGCAGAACATTTTGAAGGTTCGGGAGTTTTGGCTGTGGTAACGACAGGTCTTTTTCTGGCTGCAAGATCGGGAACAATTTTTTCTCATGAAAGCCGAATTATGACGAATACGATTTGGGATGTTTTAAATAATATTCTGAATGGTTTGATCTTTATTTTAATCGGACTTCAGTTAAGACAAATTATTGCAGGAATTAGCAATTACTCTGGGAATTCGTTATTTATTTGGGGAGCTGTAATCAGTGTTGTGGTTATTTTAGTTCGTTTTTTATGGGTGATTCCAGCAACACTTCTGCCGAGAGTAATCAGTAAAAGGATTCGTGAAAAAGAAGCTTTTGATTATCGAAATATGATCATTTTTGGATGGTCGGGAATGCGTGGCGTGGTTTCTATGGCGGCAGCGTTGGCGCTTCCGTTGATGTTGAATAAAACAGAAGAATTTCCACTTCGAAATTTAATTATATACTTAGTTTTCTGTGTTATACTTTCAACTTTGGTTATACAAGGTCTTACGCTTCCATGGTTAATTAAAAAGCTGAAAATTGAACGTTATTCGATACTTGCAGAAGAATACAATATTCGAAATGTAATAGTTTCAGAAACTATTGCTCATATAGAAGATAATTTCTCCTTACTGAATGACGAATTGCTTCATAATATTAAAAGCAAATACGAAGTAAAATTCAATCGCCTTCAAAAGACAGAACTTCCAGCTAATTTCTTCGGAAATGGAAAACTTCTTGGCGGTGAAATTTTTAATGATTTCACTAAAATCCAAATCGATTTATTGAATGTAGAACGCGCAAAATTAGAATCGATGCATAAGTTTGGTTCTGTCAACGAAGAAATCTTTCGCAAAATAGAAAAAGAACTCGATTTGGAAGAAACCCGTTTGTGGATGGAAATGTACGAGGAAAATTAA
- a CDS encoding ankyrin repeat domain-containing protein: MKKNLFVSFAFAATLFVSAQQKNSLLDAAFWKTSLTVETVQAEITKGNNPAEANANAFDVTTLAINNDAPFATIKFLVEQPGNSVTKLTHDNRIYLHWAAYRGNTELVQYLIAKGSDVNFEDSHGTAPADFAASNGQSDAAMYDAFFKAGLNPTKKYANGANLLLLAIASDKDLKAADYFSTKGMSLKDVDNDGNTAFSYAARSGNIDLLKKILEKGVKPTEGALLFAAQGSRRETNTLETYKYLVEEVKIKATAQNKAGQNVLHILAGKPNQTEIIQYFLAKGVDVNKADKEGNTPVMAAASARETAVLELLLPKAKNINAQNLKGESALTFAVRNGSPEAVNLLLSKGADVNVKDKDGNNLGVYLVQSYRPAGREKTATDPFDAKAKLLQDKGLNLATPQKDGNTLYHLAITKNDVSLLKKITDLKVDINAKNKDGLTALHRAAMTSKDDSILKYLVSAGAKKDISTEFDETAYALAKENEVLTKNNISVEFLK; this comes from the coding sequence ATGAAAAAGAACCTTTTTGTTTCTTTTGCATTTGCTGCTACTTTATTTGTAAGTGCCCAACAAAAAAACTCTCTGTTAGATGCCGCTTTCTGGAAAACTTCTCTAACGGTAGAAACAGTTCAGGCAGAAATCACTAAAGGAAATAATCCAGCTGAAGCGAATGCCAATGCATTTGATGTTACAACTTTAGCCATTAATAATGATGCTCCTTTTGCAACTATCAAATTTTTAGTAGAACAGCCTGGAAATTCCGTTACAAAATTAACTCACGATAATCGTATCTATCTGCACTGGGCAGCTTATAGAGGAAATACAGAATTAGTACAATATTTAATTGCTAAAGGTTCTGATGTAAATTTTGAAGACAGCCACGGAACTGCTCCTGCTGATTTCGCTGCTTCAAACGGTCAGTCAGATGCTGCGATGTATGATGCTTTCTTTAAAGCAGGACTTAATCCGACAAAAAAATATGCTAATGGAGCAAATCTTTTACTTTTAGCCATTGCTTCTGATAAAGATTTAAAAGCGGCAGACTATTTTTCTACTAAAGGAATGTCTTTAAAAGATGTTGATAATGACGGAAATACTGCTTTCTCTTATGCTGCAAGATCTGGAAATATTGATCTTTTGAAAAAGATTTTAGAAAAAGGAGTTAAACCAACTGAAGGTGCACTTTTATTTGCAGCACAAGGAAGCCGAAGAGAAACAAATACTCTTGAAACTTATAAATATTTGGTTGAAGAAGTAAAAATTAAGGCAACTGCTCAAAACAAAGCTGGACAAAATGTATTGCATATTTTGGCAGGAAAACCAAACCAAACAGAAATCATTCAATATTTCTTAGCAAAAGGTGTTGATGTAAACAAGGCTGATAAAGAAGGAAATACTCCAGTTATGGCTGCTGCATCGGCAAGAGAAACAGCTGTTTTAGAACTTTTGCTTCCAAAAGCTAAAAACATAAATGCACAAAATTTAAAAGGAGAATCAGCTTTGACATTTGCGGTGAGAAATGGATCTCCAGAAGCGGTAAATTTACTTTTATCAAAAGGCGCTGATGTGAATGTAAAAGACAAAGACGGAAATAATTTAGGCGTTTATTTGGTACAATCTTATCGTCCAGCAGGAAGAGAAAAAACAGCGACAGATCCTTTTGATGCAAAAGCAAAACTACTTCAAGACAAAGGGTTGAATTTAGCAACTCCTCAAAAAGACGGAAACACTTTATACCATTTAGCAATCACTAAAAATGATGTTTCTCTTCTTAAAAAAATTACCGATTTAAAAGTAGATATCAATGCTAAAAACAAAGACGGTTTAACAGCTTTACACAGAGCTGCAATGACTTCTAAAGATGATTCAATTTTAAAATATCTAGTTTCGGCTGGAGCTAAAAAAGACATTAGCACAGAGTTTGACGAAACTGCTTATGCTTTGGCTAAAGAAAATGAAGTGCTAACAAAAAATAATATCTCAGTTGAGTTTTTAAAATAA
- a CDS encoding ribonucleotide-diphosphate reductase subunit beta, which translates to MSIFDKRINYKPFEYPEVLQFTEAINKAYWVHTEVDFTADTQDFHAHLDLAEKTAIKNSLLAIAQIEVAVKSFWGNIYEHFPKPEFNGLGTTFAECEFRHSEAYSRLLEVLGYNDEFEKLLDVPVIRRRVDYLSNVLKDTKSQDNRKYMVSLILFSILIENVSLFSQFAILLSFTRFKGYMKNVSNIIAWTSIDEQIHANGGIYIINKIREEFPEYFDAETLELIRETVKESISVEADILDWIFENGAVETINKEDLVNFMKFRIDESLKQINIETIFNVSPEEYSKMTWFEEEVFANSLDDFFAKRPVEYTKHDKSITANDLF; encoded by the coding sequence ATGTCAATTTTTGATAAAAGAATCAATTATAAACCTTTTGAATATCCTGAGGTTCTGCAATTTACCGAAGCTATTAATAAAGCTTATTGGGTACACACTGAAGTAGATTTTACTGCCGATACGCAAGATTTTCATGCGCATTTGGATTTGGCAGAAAAAACAGCAATCAAAAATAGTTTATTGGCAATTGCGCAGATTGAGGTAGCTGTAAAAAGTTTTTGGGGTAATATATATGAGCATTTTCCAAAACCAGAATTCAACGGTTTGGGAACTACTTTTGCAGAATGTGAATTTAGACATTCTGAGGCCTATTCTCGTTTGCTGGAAGTTTTAGGATATAATGACGAGTTCGAAAAACTATTGGATGTTCCTGTAATACGCAGACGTGTAGATTATCTTTCGAATGTATTGAAAGATACAAAATCTCAGGACAACAGAAAATATATGGTTTCGCTGATTTTATTCAGTATTTTGATTGAAAATGTATCACTTTTCAGCCAATTTGCCATTTTATTGTCATTCACAAGATTCAAAGGTTATATGAAAAATGTGAGCAATATTATTGCTTGGACTTCGATTGACGAGCAAATTCATGCCAATGGCGGAATTTATATCATCAATAAAATTCGTGAAGAGTTTCCAGAATATTTCGATGCTGAGACTTTAGAATTAATTAGAGAAACGGTTAAAGAATCAATTTCTGTTGAAGCTGATATTTTAGATTGGATTTTTGAGAATGGAGCTGTTGAAACAATAAACAAAGAAGACTTGGTAAACTTCATGAAATTTAGAATTGATGAAAGTTTGAAACAAATCAATATCGAAACTATTTTTAATGTTTCTCCAGAAGAATACTCAAAAATGACTTGGTTTGAAGAGGAAGTTTTTGCGAACAGTTTAGACGATTTCTTTGCGAAACGTCCAGTAGAATATACAAAACACGATAAGAGTATCACAGCAAACGATCTTTTCTAA
- a CDS encoding ribonucleoside-diphosphate reductase subunit alpha, producing the protein MWWKNSESEQILNRGYLLKGETVEGAIDRICTAAARRLYKPELKESFMEMIERGWMSISSPVWANMGTERGLPISCFNVHVPDKIEGITHKLGEVIMQTKIGGGTSGYFGELRERGSAVTDNGKSSGAVSFMKLFDTAMDTISQGGVRRGAFAAYLDIDHPDIEEFLKIKSIGNPIQNLFTGICVPDYWMQEMIDGDAEKRQIWAKVLESRQQKGLPYIFFSDNVNKNKPQVYKDQNLRINASNLCSEIMLPSTHDESFICCLSSMNLELYEEWKDTEAVKLAIFFLDAVLQEFIEKTEGNYYLSAANKFAKRHRALGLGVLGWHSYLQKNMIPFEGMEAKMKTTEIFKHISDKADKASQELARIYGEPELLKGYGRRNTTTMAIAPTTSSSAILGQTSPGIEPFSSNYYKAGLSKGNFMRKNKYLKKLLEEKGLDNEEVWRGIMLNGGSVQHMEQLTQQEKDVFKTFKEISQLEIVQQAGIRQKFVDQGQSLNLNIPAELAIKDVNRLMIEAWQQGVKSLYYQRSQSVSKELVTSLVSCSSCES; encoded by the coding sequence ATGTGGTGGAAAAATTCTGAAAGTGAACAGATTTTAAACCGCGGTTACCTTTTAAAAGGAGAAACTGTAGAAGGAGCAATCGATAGAATTTGTACTGCCGCAGCTAGAAGACTTTACAAACCAGAATTGAAAGAATCTTTCATGGAAATGATCGAAAGAGGCTGGATGAGTATCAGTTCGCCAGTTTGGGCCAATATGGGAACAGAAAGAGGTTTGCCAATTTCATGTTTTAATGTGCATGTTCCAGATAAAATTGAAGGAATTACGCATAAACTGGGTGAAGTAATTATGCAAACTAAAATTGGAGGTGGAACTTCTGGTTATTTTGGTGAATTACGCGAGCGCGGAAGTGCTGTGACTGATAACGGAAAGAGTAGTGGAGCGGTAAGTTTTATGAAACTTTTTGATACGGCTATGGACACGATTTCTCAAGGTGGAGTTCGTCGTGGCGCATTTGCTGCTTATTTGGATATTGACCACCCAGATATTGAAGAGTTTTTAAAGATTAAAAGTATCGGAAACCCAATTCAGAATTTGTTTACAGGAATCTGTGTGCCAGATTATTGGATGCAGGAAATGATTGACGGTGATGCCGAAAAAAGACAAATTTGGGCGAAAGTATTAGAAAGCCGTCAGCAAAAAGGATTGCCTTATATTTTCTTTAGTGATAACGTAAATAAAAATAAACCACAAGTTTATAAAGACCAGAATCTTAGAATCAATGCAAGTAATTTATGCAGTGAGATTATGCTTCCGTCAACTCATGACGAATCATTTATCTGCTGTCTTTCTTCAATGAATTTAGAATTGTATGAAGAATGGAAAGATACTGAAGCTGTAAAGTTAGCGATCTTTTTCTTAGATGCCGTTTTACAAGAATTCATCGAAAAAACAGAAGGGAACTATTACCTTTCTGCTGCTAATAAATTTGCAAAAAGACACCGTGCGCTTGGTTTAGGAGTTTTAGGATGGCATTCTTATTTGCAGAAAAATATGATTCCGTTTGAAGGAATGGAAGCTAAAATGAAAACAACTGAAATTTTCAAACATATTAGTGATAAAGCTGATAAAGCAAGTCAAGAATTGGCTAGAATTTACGGTGAACCAGAATTGTTAAAAGGTTATGGAAGACGTAATACAACGACAATGGCAATTGCGCCAACAACATCTTCTTCTGCGATTTTAGGACAAACTTCGCCAGGAATTGAGCCTTTTAGCAGTAACTATTATAAAGCTGGATTAAGTAAAGGTAATTTCATGCGTAAAAATAAATACCTTAAAAAACTGTTGGAAGAGAAAGGACTGGATAACGAAGAAGTTTGGAGAGGAATTATGCTAAACGGAGGAAGTGTTCAGCACATGGAACAATTGACTCAGCAGGAAAAAGATGTTTTTAAAACATTTAAAGAAATCAGCCAGCTAGAAATTGTACAGCAAGCAGGAATTCGTCAGAAATTTGTTGATCAAGGACAAAGTTTAAATCTTAATATTCCAGCAGAATTGGCGATTAAAGATGTAAACCGTCTGATGATTGAAGCTTGGCAGCAAGGAGTTAAAAGTTTGTACTACCAAAGAAGCCAAAGTGTTTCTAAAGAATTAGTAACAAGTCTTGTTTCTTGTAGCAGTTGTGAATCATAA